CGTCACCGCGCAGCGACGCCCCGCGCACGCCCTTGCCGCCACGCTTCTGCGTCCGGTACTGGTCCGCGCGGGTGCGCTTGGCGTAACCGCCGCGCGTGATGGAGACGACCAGGTCCTCGTCGGGGATGAGGTCCTCCATCGACAGGTCGCCGTCGGCCGCGATGATCTGCGTCCGCCGGTCGTCGCCGTACTTGTCGACGATGGCGGCGAGCTCCTCGCCCACGATCGTGCGCTGGCGGGAGACGTTGGCGAGGATGTCGTTGAGGTCGGCGATCTCGAGCTCGATCTCGGCGAGGTCGTCGATGATCCGCTGGCGCTGCAGGGCGGCCAACGATCGCAGCTGCATGTCGAGGATCGCGTTGGCCTGGAGCTCGTCGATGTCCAGCAGCGCGATCAGGCCCACGCGTGCGTCGTTGGCGTCGGGCGAGCTCCGGATGAGGGCGATGACCTCGTCGAGCATGTCGAGCGCCTTGACCAGACCGCGCAGGATGTGGGCGCGCTCCTCGGCCTTCCGCAACCGGTACGCGGTCCGGCGCTGGATGACCTCGATCTGGTGGGCGACCCAGCTGCTGATGAACTGGTCGATGGTCAGGGTGCGCGGGACACCGTCGACCAGCGCGAGCATGTTCGCCGAGAAGTTGGTCTGCAGCTCGGTGTGCTTGAGCAGGTTGTTGAGCACCACCCGGGCGACCGCGTCGCGCTTGAGCACGACGACCAGCCGCTGACCCGTGCGACCAGAGGAGTCGTCACGCACGTCGGAGATGCCCTGCACCTTGCCGGAGTCGGCGAGCTCGGCGATCTTCAGCGCGAGGTTGTCCGGGTTCACCATGTAGGGCAGCTCGGTGATGGACAGGCAGGTCCGGCCCTTGTTGTCCTCGTCGATCTCGATGACCGCGCGCTGGGTGACCGAGCCGCGACCGGTGCGGTAGGCCTGCTCGATGCCCTGACGGCCCACGATCAGCGCGCCGTTGGGGAAGTCGGGTCCCTTGATCCGCTCGATGAGCGCGTCCTGCAGCTCTTCGCGGGTCGCGTCCGGGTGCTCGAGCGCCCACTGCGCACCCTCGGCGACCTCGCGCAGGTTGTGCGGCGGGATGTTCGTGGCCATGCCGACCGCGATGCCGGCCGACCCGTTGACGAGCAGGTTCGGGTAGCGCGACGGCAGGACGGTCGGCTCCTCGGAACGACCGTCGTAGTTCGGCTGGAAGTCGACGGTCTCCTCGGTGATGTCCCGGACCATCTCCAAGGCCAGCGGCGCCATGCGGCACTCGGTGTACCGCATGGCCGCGGCCGAGTCGTTGCCCGGCGAGCCGAAGTTGCCCTGCCCGTGGATCAGCGGCGCGCGCATCACCCACGGCTGCGCGAGCCGGACCAGGGTGTCGTAGATGGCGGTGTCGCCGTGCGGGTGGTACTGACCCATCACGTCACCGACGACGCGCGAGCACTTCGAGAAGCCGCGGTCCGGCCGGTAGCCGCCGTCGTACATCGCGTAGAGCACGCGACGGTGGACAGGCTTCAGCCCGTCGCGCACGTCGGGCAGCGCGCGGCCGACGATGACCGCCATCGCGTAGTCGATGTACGCGCGCTGCATCGAGGTCTGCAGCTCGATCGGCTGGATCCGGCCGCTGGGGCCGTTCGAGGCGGCGTCTTCGGTGGGGGTCTCGGTCATGGAGGTTTCCTACTCAGATGTCGAGGAAGCGAACGTCTTTGGCATTGCGCTGGATGAACGACCTGCGTTGCTCGACGTCCTCACCCATCAGGGTCGAGAAGATCTCGTCGGCCTGGGCGGCGTCGTCCAGGGTGACCTGGAGCATCAGCCGCGCGTCCGGGTTCATGGTGGTCTCCCACAGCTCCTCGGCGTTCATCTCGCCGAGACCCTTGTAGCGCTGCACCGGGTTCTCCTTGGGCAGCTTCTTCCCCTGGGAGATGCCGTCGGCCATCATCGCGTCCCGCTCGGCGTCGGAGTAGACGAACTCGTGCTCGGCGGGCTTGTTCCACCGGATGCGGTAGAGCGGCGGCTGCGCCATGTAGACGTAGCCCTGCTCGATGAGCGGCTTCATGAAGCGGAAGAGCAGCGTCAGCAGCAGGGTGTTGATGTGGTGGCCGTCGACATCGGCGTCAGCCATCAGCACCACCTTGTGGTACCGCAGCTTCTCGATGTTGAACTCTTCGTGGATGCCGGTGCCGAGGGCCGAGATGATCGCCTGGACCTCGGTGTTCGCGAGCACCTTGTCGATGCGCGCCTTCTCGACGTTGAGGATCTTTCCGCGGATCGGCAGGATCGCCTGGACCCGCGGGTCGCGGCCCTGACGGGCGGAACCGCCGGCCGAGTCGCCCTCGACAATGAAGACCTCGCACTCCTCGGGGTTGGTCGACTGGCAGTCCGAGAGCTTGCCGGGGAGTCCGCCACCGCCGAGGAGCCCCTTGCGGTTGCGCGCCAGGTCGCGCGCCTTGCGCGCCGCGATCCGGGCCGAGGCAGCGGCCTGCGCCTTGCGGATGATCTCCTTGCCCTCGGCCGGGTTCTGCTCGAGCCAGGCACCGAGCTGGTCGTTGACCACGGACTGCACGAAGCCCTTGGCCTCGGTGTTGCCGAGCTTCGCCTTGGTCTGGCCCTCGAACTGCGGGTTGGAGATCTTGAGGCTGATGATCGCGGTGAGACCCTCGCGGATGTCGTCACCGGTCAGCCGGTCCTCCTTCTTCTTGATCAGGCCCCACTCCTCGCCCCACCGGTTGACCAGCGAGGTGAGGGCTGCACGGAAGCCTTCCTCGTGCGTCCCGCCCTCAGGAGTGTTGATCGTGTTGGCGAAGGTGTGCACCGACTCGTTGTACGACGACGCCTGCCACTGCATCGCGAGCTCGAGGCTCATCGGGTTCGGCGCGTCGTCACCGGTCTCCGCCTCGGTGGAGATGATCGCGCTGATGGGTGCCTTGCGGCGGTTCAGGAACTCGACGTAGTCGACCAGGCCGCGCTCGTA
The DNA window shown above is from Marmoricola sp. OAE513 and carries:
- the gyrA gene encoding DNA gyrase subunit A; amino-acid sequence: MTETPTEDAASNGPSGRIQPIELQTSMQRAYIDYAMAVIVGRALPDVRDGLKPVHRRVLYAMYDGGYRPDRGFSKCSRVVGDVMGQYHPHGDTAIYDTLVRLAQPWVMRAPLIHGQGNFGSPGNDSAAAMRYTECRMAPLALEMVRDITEETVDFQPNYDGRSEEPTVLPSRYPNLLVNGSAGIAVGMATNIPPHNLREVAEGAQWALEHPDATREELQDALIERIKGPDFPNGALIVGRQGIEQAYRTGRGSVTQRAVIEIDEDNKGRTCLSITELPYMVNPDNLALKIAELADSGKVQGISDVRDDSSGRTGQRLVVVLKRDAVARVVLNNLLKHTELQTNFSANMLALVDGVPRTLTIDQFISSWVAHQIEVIQRRTAYRLRKAEERAHILRGLVKALDMLDEVIALIRSSPDANDARVGLIALLDIDELQANAILDMQLRSLAALQRQRIIDDLAEIELEIADLNDILANVSRQRTIVGEELAAIVDKYGDDRRTQIIAADGDLSMEDLIPDEDLVVSITRGGYAKRTRADQYRTQKRGGKGVRGASLRGDDVVEHFISTTNHHWLLFFTTAGRVYRTKAYNLPEASRDAKGGHVAGLLSFQPDENIAQVLAIRDYEQAPYLVLATRNGLVKKTRLGDYNSPRQAGVIAINFREDDDELIGAELVHDEDHILLVSRKGQAIRFPAANDQLRPMGRATSGVTGMKFREGDSVLSMSVIRADQVANEELDEGAEGAEVQVQYVFTITDGGYAKRTRISDYRTQSRGGLGIKAMALTNEDRGGLVGAFIVVDGDEVLSITSGGQVVRSPINADFRATGRSTQGVKFVTPKKGDEVAVVARSVERAGEEDDEVEGEVEGEVVEGADATIDPAAPVAEPTDGSEVVPDAADDTDTEES
- the gyrB gene encoding DNA topoisomerase (ATP-hydrolyzing) subunit B, whose protein sequence is MADEVQTEGSIGSAVEEGSYDASAIQVLEGLEAVRKRPGMYIGSTGERGLHHLIWEIVDNAVDEALAGYCDTVNVTLNADGSVSVTDNGRGIPTDTAPGQELPAATLALTVLHAGGKFGGGGYKVSGGLHGVGSSVVNALSDKLHLQVKNRGFLWEQEFSLGSPDYALRQVRPLEDGERTGTTVTWWASPDIFETTDYTLETISTRFREMAFLNKGLRIELRDARPKAEEIAEAVEDGTVDDTDGVTGVAEAASEIHSTDVDGHKALEQVFEYERGLVDYVEFLNRRKAPISAIISTEAETGDDAPNPMSLELAMQWQASSYNESVHTFANTINTPEGGTHEEGFRAALTSLVNRWGEEWGLIKKKEDRLTGDDIREGLTAIISLKISNPQFEGQTKAKLGNTEAKGFVQSVVNDQLGAWLEQNPAEGKEIIRKAQAAASARIAARKARDLARNRKGLLGGGGLPGKLSDCQSTNPEECEVFIVEGDSAGGSARQGRDPRVQAILPIRGKILNVEKARIDKVLANTEVQAIISALGTGIHEEFNIEKLRYHKVVLMADADVDGHHINTLLLTLLFRFMKPLIEQGYVYMAQPPLYRIRWNKPAEHEFVYSDAERDAMMADGISQGKKLPKENPVQRYKGLGEMNAEELWETTMNPDARLMLQVTLDDAAQADEIFSTLMGEDVEQRRSFIQRNAKDVRFLDI